The following coding sequences are from one Enterococcus sp. 4G2_DIV0659 window:
- a CDS encoding thiamine pyrophosphate-dependent dehydrogenase E1 component subunit alpha — translation MNQTGIKTQSTDGIDNIEALKKMWEIRIFEEMIQELFDAGELYGTMHLCIGQEATAVGGAGILKQSDWIVSTHRNHGHCIAKGTSIRSMFAEMLGKKTGTNEGKGGSMHIADLDVGNLGSNGIVGAGFPIAAGAAMSAQMQGSDQVVLCYAGDGATNEGSFHEALNLASIWQLPVVYFIENNQYGMSSSIQQMVNIDKLSDRATSYGIDGVTIDGNDLSAVTQAVSQAVAKARSGEGPTLIEALTYRHKGHSKSDKLMYRSEEECRQWQEHNDPILRLENELIKNGTLQESDIRHLELTIRKELSDIVESVKMDDEPIGEDLWTHVYAEDEK, via the coding sequence ATGAACCAAACAGGGATCAAGACTCAATCAACTGACGGAATAGATAATATAGAAGCGTTAAAAAAAATGTGGGAAATCCGTATTTTTGAAGAAATGATTCAAGAGCTTTTTGACGCTGGAGAACTTTATGGAACAATGCACCTTTGTATTGGACAAGAAGCCACAGCTGTCGGTGGAGCAGGGATTTTAAAACAAAGTGACTGGATTGTTTCCACACATAGAAACCATGGGCATTGTATTGCCAAAGGAACAAGCATTAGAAGTATGTTTGCTGAAATGCTTGGAAAGAAAACTGGGACAAATGAAGGCAAAGGTGGTAGTATGCACATTGCTGATTTAGATGTAGGTAATTTGGGGTCTAATGGCATTGTTGGCGCTGGTTTCCCTATTGCTGCTGGTGCAGCTATGAGCGCACAAATGCAAGGGTCAGATCAAGTTGTCTTATGCTATGCAGGGGATGGAGCTACGAACGAAGGAAGTTTTCACGAGGCGTTGAATTTAGCATCTATTTGGCAGTTGCCTGTTGTTTATTTTATAGAAAACAACCAATATGGCATGAGCAGTTCGATTCAACAGATGGTCAATATTGACAAACTTTCAGATCGAGCAACAAGTTACGGTATTGATGGCGTGACAATTGATGGAAATGATCTAAGTGCAGTGACACAAGCCGTGTCTCAGGCTGTAGCCAAAGCTAGAAGTGGTGAGGGACCAACCTTGATTGAAGCGTTGACCTATCGTCATAAAGGTCATTCTAAATCAGATAAGTTGATGTATCGATCAGAAGAAGAATGCCGTCAATGGCAAGAACATAATGATCCGATTTTACGTTTGGAAAACGAATTGATTAAAAATGGAACGTTGCAAGAAAGTGATATTAGGCATCTAGAATTGACTATTCGAAAAGAGTTATCGGATATCGTTGAGTCAGTAAAAATGGATGATGAGCCAATTGGGGAAGATTTATGGACTCATGTTTATGCGGAGGATGAAAAATGA
- a CDS encoding alpha-ketoacid dehydrogenase subunit beta produces MRTITYLQAINEALDEALAQDKRVFLLGEDIGVYGGGFGATQGLQEKYGQERVRDTPISESAIAGAAVGAAMTGMRPVMELQFSDFITVAMDQLVNQAAKIHYMYSGKANVPLVMRTAAGAGTGAAAQHSQSLENWMAHIPGLKVIQPSNAYDAKGLLHAAVKDNNPVMFYEHKLLYKTSGDVPNEPYMIPIGVADIKHEGEDVSIIATGIMVNKALEAAAIAKERGISVEVIDPRTLVPLDTETILRSVRKTKRAIVVTEAVKNSGFSAELTSIIAESDIAMQLKAPIVRLGGAFVPMPAQKILESKAIPQVESIVQAIEELMVEVNNVK; encoded by the coding sequence ATGAGAACAATCACTTATTTACAAGCAATCAATGAAGCGCTTGATGAAGCCTTAGCGCAAGATAAACGTGTTTTTTTGTTAGGAGAAGACATTGGCGTTTATGGCGGAGGCTTTGGCGCTACTCAAGGACTTCAAGAAAAATATGGTCAAGAACGTGTTCGGGATACTCCGATATCTGAAAGTGCAATTGCAGGCGCAGCTGTAGGCGCTGCAATGACTGGGATGCGTCCAGTCATGGAACTTCAATTTTCGGATTTTATTACTGTGGCAATGGATCAGTTGGTTAATCAAGCAGCAAAAATTCATTACATGTATAGTGGAAAAGCGAATGTTCCTTTGGTAATGAGGACAGCGGCAGGAGCCGGTACAGGAGCAGCAGCTCAACATTCACAGAGCTTAGAAAATTGGATGGCTCATATACCAGGATTAAAAGTTATTCAACCCTCTAATGCCTATGATGCAAAAGGGTTGCTTCACGCCGCGGTAAAAGATAATAATCCTGTTATGTTTTATGAACATAAACTATTATACAAAACAAGTGGTGATGTCCCAAATGAACCCTACATGATTCCAATTGGTGTTGCTGATATCAAACATGAAGGGGAAGATGTAAGTATCATTGCAACAGGAATAATGGTGAATAAAGCATTAGAAGCCGCAGCCATTGCAAAAGAACGAGGAATTTCAGTTGAAGTAATTGATCCAAGAACATTAGTACCGTTAGATACCGAGACGATTTTACGCTCAGTTAGAAAAACGAAACGAGCAATTGTCGTGACAGAAGCTGTTAAAAATAGCGGATTTAGTGCAGAACTCACTTCTATCATCGCAGAATCTGACATTGCGATGCAATTAAAAGCACCAATTGTTCGGTTAGGCGGAGCATTTGTACCGATGCCGGCCCAAAAGATATTAGAGTCTAAGGCGATCCCGCAAGTTGAATCCATCGTCCAAGCAATAGAGGAATTAATGGTAGAGGTTAATAATGTAAAATGA
- a CDS encoding sugar-binding transcriptional regulator, producing MKISEDHRKMLKIVTMYYEQGLTQAVIAKEMGISRPVISKILQQAKESGVVSISIKDESAYAVELGLRLEKKYQLNDVIVIPANDQSQAESLQREVSRSAAFYLKERLKAEMNVGLSWGTTLADMIDEMPYCSFPTMNVCPLVGGVSSEHLYFDTNHLVFRLAEKLNSRCQYFYAPALAESVQLAEVLNETQLVGKAMDVAKNVDFAIIGVGNPNESSTWKRLGYIGTKELAIIKETGVKGDAVASLFDKKGQTVNNEISKRMLGIKAEDLVNIPDVMIIGCGKEKAESIKPLLLGKCCTILVIDQTIAEALV from the coding sequence ATGAAAATTAGTGAAGACCATAGAAAAATGCTGAAAATCGTCACGATGTATTATGAACAAGGCCTCACACAAGCAGTAATTGCTAAGGAGATGGGGATTTCACGTCCTGTTATTTCTAAAATTTTGCAGCAGGCGAAGGAGTCTGGCGTTGTTTCAATTTCGATCAAGGATGAATCTGCCTATGCCGTTGAACTTGGTTTGCGTTTGGAAAAAAAATACCAGCTAAATGATGTCATTGTGATCCCAGCCAATGATCAGAGTCAAGCGGAATCTTTACAACGGGAAGTCAGCCGATCCGCTGCATTTTACCTTAAAGAGCGCTTGAAAGCAGAAATGAATGTAGGGTTATCTTGGGGCACAACTCTTGCTGACATGATTGATGAAATGCCCTATTGTTCATTTCCAACGATGAATGTTTGTCCTTTGGTTGGCGGAGTATCTAGTGAGCATCTTTATTTCGATACGAATCATTTAGTCTTCCGATTAGCGGAAAAACTAAATAGTCGCTGTCAGTATTTTTATGCTCCTGCATTAGCTGAAAGTGTCCAATTAGCAGAGGTTTTAAACGAAACACAGTTAGTTGGAAAAGCAATGGATGTAGCCAAAAATGTCGATTTTGCGATTATCGGTGTGGGAAATCCTAATGAAAGTTCTACTTGGAAACGGCTTGGGTATATAGGCACAAAAGAATTGGCTATTATTAAAGAAACTGGGGTTAAGGGCGATGCAGTAGCGTCCTTATTTGACAAAAAAGGACAAACAGTGAACAATGAAATAAGTAAACGAATGCTTGGAATCAAAGCAGAAGACTTGGTTAATATACCAGATGTAATGATTATTGGCTGTGGCAAAGAAAAGGCCGAAAGTATTAAGCCATTATTGCTTGGAAAATGCTGCACCATTCTGGTTATTGATCAGACGATTGCAGAAGCATTGGTCTGA
- a CDS encoding DUF1934 domain-containing protein — protein MDLSQGTPVSIQLKTVVDQAGEKKNFYFDLEGQIVKIGDTLYIRYKEEQEEGEAVTVTIKVEPDGTIQLIRAGEMRMRLKFAYQERIETSYKTPYGLFQISTFTQNLRFSLKDQPVAGSILVDYDLYSQAEKIGEYHLELEFTA, from the coding sequence ATGGATTTATCACAAGGAACGCCAGTATCTATTCAACTAAAAACAGTTGTGGATCAGGCGGGGGAAAAGAAAAATTTTTATTTTGATTTAGAGGGGCAAATTGTCAAAATAGGAGATACCTTATATATTCGCTACAAAGAAGAACAAGAAGAAGGCGAAGCGGTGACCGTGACAATTAAAGTTGAACCAGATGGAACCATACAATTGATTCGTGCAGGTGAAATGAGAATGCGTTTGAAGTTTGCCTACCAAGAACGTATAGAAACAAGCTATAAAACACCTTATGGTCTTTTTCAAATCAGTACATTTACCCAAAATTTGCGTTTTAGTTTGAAGGATCAACCTGTTGCAGGAAGTATTTTGGTTGATTATGATTTATACTCTCAAGCTGAAAAAATTGGGGAATATCATTTGGAACTAGAATTTACTGCGTAA
- the rpoE gene encoding DNA-directed RNA polymerase subunit delta, which translates to MEINVFDGFNKDELSMIEVAHAILEQREDVMDFSDLVNQIQNYLGKSDSEIRDSLAQFYTDLNIDGSFISLGDNRWGLRSWYPIDSIDEEVTHGLEDDEEDKPRRRKRKKVNAFIIDANDEDVIDYNDDDPEDAELTDEDEDDILYDDDDEEDEEIKAYNSDLQEIGADSDDEEEELPGIEEDLTIIDEDDVDDDFDDEDEYADPEEEE; encoded by the coding sequence TTGGAAATTAATGTATTTGACGGGTTTAACAAAGATGAATTATCCATGATCGAAGTTGCGCACGCAATTTTAGAACAACGTGAAGATGTAATGGACTTCTCTGATCTAGTAAACCAAATTCAAAATTATCTTGGAAAATCTGACAGCGAAATTCGTGACTCTTTGGCACAATTTTATACTGACTTAAATATTGATGGCAGTTTTATCTCTTTAGGAGATAACCGTTGGGGCTTGCGCTCATGGTATCCAATTGATTCTATCGACGAAGAAGTAACTCATGGTTTAGAAGATGATGAAGAAGATAAGCCACGCCGTAGAAAACGTAAGAAAGTCAATGCATTTATTATTGATGCCAATGATGAAGATGTGATCGACTACAACGATGATGATCCGGAAGATGCCGAATTGACGGATGAAGATGAAGACGACATTCTTTATGATGATGACGATGAAGAAGATGAAGAAATCAAAGCGTATAATTCAGATCTTCAAGAAATCGGCGCAGATTCTGACGATGAAGAAGAAGAACTACCAGGGATCGAAGAAGATCTTACAATCATTGACGAAGATGATGTAGATGATGACTTTGATGATGAAGATGAGTACGCAGATCCTGAAGAGGAAGAATAA
- a CDS encoding PRD domain-containing protein, which translates to MKIKKVLNQNAVLVLDKGQEKVAVGKGVGFNKKKNDLLSPQQVERMFVMEPEGLKKLQVLLSQIDEKYFFVTEEIITHAETVLGEKLNEHINIGLSDHIAFAAENIQNNIIVRNKLLNEIEILYSEEFSIAQWAVDYLTQTLGIPFSYDEAGYIAIHIHSARSGRTDNSKSIREVTIVSEIIHLIEQELEINIHDEKMSLSYSRLVNHLRLFIHRFQQSQYAVLDDEILDIVRKKYAESYEISKKVQVLLMRNFHYQVPNEELGYLAIHIERLKMIK; encoded by the coding sequence ATGAAAATCAAAAAGGTGCTCAATCAAAATGCGGTACTGGTCCTTGATAAAGGACAGGAAAAAGTGGCAGTTGGTAAAGGCGTGGGTTTTAATAAAAAGAAAAATGATTTGTTATCCCCACAACAGGTGGAGCGAATGTTTGTAATGGAACCTGAGGGCTTGAAAAAGCTTCAAGTTTTATTATCGCAAATTGATGAAAAATATTTTTTTGTCACAGAAGAAATCATCACACATGCTGAGACGGTTCTTGGAGAAAAACTGAATGAACATATTAATATTGGTTTGAGTGATCACATTGCATTTGCGGCAGAAAATATTCAAAATAATATTATTGTGCGCAATAAACTGTTGAATGAGATTGAGATTCTCTATAGTGAAGAATTTTCGATTGCTCAATGGGCAGTTGATTACTTGACACAAACACTTGGAATTCCATTTAGTTATGATGAAGCAGGCTATATTGCGATCCATATTCATAGTGCTCGTAGCGGCAGAACGGATAATAGTAAAAGTATTCGTGAGGTCACCATCGTTTCAGAAATTATTCATTTAATTGAGCAAGAATTAGAGATCAATATTCATGATGAGAAAATGAGTCTAAGTTATTCACGGCTGGTCAATCATTTACGTTTGTTTATTCATCGTTTTCAACAAAGTCAGTATGCAGTATTAGATGATGAGATTTTGGATATCGTAAGAAAAAAGTATGCGGAAAGTTACGAGATTTCCAAGAAAGTTCAAGTTTTGTTAATGAGAAATTTTCACTATCAAGTACCAAACGAAGAATTAGGTTATCTGGCCATTCATATTGAACGGCTGAAGATGATCAAATAA